The window CGCTTTGAAGGGCTTACTGCTCCTCATGCTTATGATTCCTAATAAATTAATGTAAACAGTGGGTAAGGAGCTCAATAGCAGATGGAACCGGAGTTTACCTGTGAAGAATTATACTTTCAGTTAATTGAATGATTTATTGCCCCTTCTACGTACTCCTTTGGCATGGCAGTTTTTTTAACTATCTCATCCAAAGAGAGACCTAGCTCATGAAGACGATTTACCACAATTTCCATTGTTTCGCCAATTGATATAACATGTTTATCGGGATCATAGAATGTAATCCCCCTCTGCCCCCAGGGTGCTTCTTGAATTTCATTAAGAAATTCAACCTCTATTTGTTTAAGCTCATTATATATTTCATCTAACTCTTCAGTTTCAAAATTTAAGTCCACACTATTTGATCCGTATATTACTTTGTTGGATCCTTTGTTGAAGTGTACTTCATCAAAATGTGATCTTAAATGAATTGCTAAGTTGCCCTCAAATGATACATTTACTCCGAAGTCATGTATAACTTTTTGTTTTAGTTTTTTTTCATAAA of the Paenibacillus pedocola genome contains:
- a CDS encoding VOC family protein, whose product is MKFIGPIILVENLERSRDFYEKKLKQKVIHDFGVNVSFEGNLAIHLRSHFDEVHFNKGSNKVIYGSNSVDLNFETEELDEIYNELKQIEVEFLNEIQEAPWGQRGITFYDPDKHVISIGETMEIVVNRLHELGLSLDEIVKKTAMPKEYVEGAINHSIN